One Mycobacterium kubicae genomic window carries:
- a CDS encoding ketopantoate reductase family protein produces MLARAGVPVVLVARGRHAEVLAAAGMTLRTPDGTFHVPVTAVIAPEEVRLTERDVLVFTTKTQQLDAALQQWVDQPVHRGDGRTGTAGELLPVLTALNGVAAEEKALRYFRRVFGVCVWLPAVHLEPGEVIARSWPVVGQFHIGRWPASAGTATDAQLLAELGECWGAAGIRVRFPDDVVPWKYNKLLSNLGNAVGALAADAADVSDVVAALRAEAEDVLHRAGIGYVSFETSSKARADGPTVRPVPGCNVGASNSTWQSLSRHTGNVETDFLNGEIVRIAHRHGITAPVNAALARAARGAAGNGVALNSYSAESLRNLLGLNVVNER; encoded by the coding sequence GTGTTGGCCCGAGCAGGAGTACCGGTGGTGCTGGTCGCGCGGGGCCGGCACGCCGAGGTACTGGCCGCAGCCGGCATGACGCTGCGGACACCCGACGGCACCTTCCACGTCCCCGTCACCGCGGTGATCGCGCCGGAGGAGGTGCGGTTGACAGAGCGCGACGTGCTGGTCTTCACGACGAAGACGCAACAACTCGATGCCGCTTTGCAGCAATGGGTTGATCAACCGGTCCATCGCGGCGACGGCCGTACCGGTACCGCAGGGGAACTGTTGCCGGTGCTAACGGCGCTCAACGGTGTTGCCGCCGAGGAGAAAGCGTTGCGCTACTTTCGCCGCGTCTTCGGTGTCTGTGTTTGGTTACCTGCCGTTCACTTGGAACCGGGCGAAGTTATTGCGCGGTCTTGGCCTGTGGTCGGGCAGTTTCATATAGGCCGCTGGCCCGCATCGGCAGGCACCGCGACCGACGCGCAACTGTTGGCTGAACTCGGCGAGTGCTGGGGCGCTGCGGGCATCCGGGTGCGCTTTCCCGATGACGTGGTCCCATGGAAGTACAACAAGCTATTGAGCAACCTCGGGAATGCCGTGGGTGCGCTGGCGGCCGATGCGGCCGATGTCAGCGACGTAGTGGCGGCCCTGCGCGCCGAAGCTGAGGACGTGTTGCATCGCGCGGGAATCGGGTATGTCTCATTCGAAACCTCCTCCAAGGCAAGGGCGGACGGGCCGACCGTGCGTCCGGTACCCGGCTGCAATGTCGGAGCAAGCAACTCGACCTGGCAGTCGTTGAGCCGCCATACCGGCAATGTCGAGACCGACTTTCTCAATGGGGAGATTGTGCGGATCGCTCACCGGCACGGCATCACGGCTCCTGTCAATGCCGCCCTGGCACGCGCCGCACGTGGGGCGGCGGGTAACGGCGTTGCCTTGAACAGCTATTCGGCCGAAAGCCTGCGAAATCTGTTGGGGTTGAATGTCGTTAATGAGAGGTGA
- a CDS encoding glycine betaine ABC transporter substrate-binding protein encodes MSEPVRVGHIDLSFHDAAAREVENVLVAHGHRIERSAAPHEDMFRRLGSGEVDVLVAAWLPDSHGAYLAPFREQVREVAVLYEPYCLWGVPDYVPVQAVAEVADLLRAPALQHMERLIQGINPGAGISRFSTAIVSQYGLHAAGYRFETGTQAQCFGRFVDAVAERRWVVIPLWQPQWLHHRYQIRELEEPKGLLGGTDQATVLVRRDAEQRIGTAALTELAALHLGNAKVSELDDRLQR; translated from the coding sequence GTGAGCGAGCCGGTCCGGGTCGGCCATATCGACTTGAGCTTCCACGACGCGGCGGCGCGCGAAGTCGAGAACGTCCTCGTTGCACACGGTCATCGCATCGAACGCTCCGCCGCTCCGCACGAGGACATGTTCCGTCGTCTCGGCAGTGGTGAGGTCGATGTCCTGGTGGCCGCATGGCTCCCCGACAGCCACGGCGCCTACCTGGCTCCCTTCCGTGAGCAGGTGCGAGAAGTCGCCGTTCTCTACGAGCCGTACTGCCTCTGGGGCGTGCCCGACTACGTGCCGGTCCAGGCGGTGGCTGAAGTTGCCGATCTGCTGCGGGCCCCGGCGTTGCAACACATGGAACGGCTGATTCAAGGAATCAATCCCGGCGCCGGCATCAGCCGCTTCTCCACTGCCATCGTGTCGCAGTACGGGTTGCACGCGGCCGGGTACCGGTTCGAGACCGGCACCCAAGCACAGTGCTTCGGCCGATTCGTGGACGCTGTCGCCGAAAGGCGGTGGGTGGTCATTCCGCTGTGGCAACCGCAATGGTTACACCACCGCTACCAGATCCGCGAGCTCGAGGAGCCCAAGGGTCTGCTCGGCGGCACCGATCAAGCGACCGTGCTTGTCCGCAGGGATGCCGAGCAGCGGATCGGCACTGCCGCTTTGACCGAATTGGCTGCGCTGCACCTGGGTAACGCCAAGGTGAGCGAACTCGACGACAGGCTGCAGCGCTGA